One genomic region from Streptomyces sp. NBC_00582 encodes:
- a CDS encoding sugar transferase: MRQGGLVSPFMSARERLVNGTISQPATGWEQQYRRTVITTDTVTTSCVVAAIGEFFGARDAANWHEKWGILAFGTELLVLGALAVSRSWAPAVLGQGAEEFRRLGRSLFAATVVLALGGIALTSRNIKLWIFVAIPAIAVTTMTARYLLRLRLHKQRKEGRCLRPVLAAGSPATVRDLITRTRKFPHLGWRVDAVCTTDGPGLDGDLLDGVPVVGRLADVAKHVHGDGYRVVAVTPDPHWSPQRLQRLAWNLEGTDAEMVVAPVLMEVAGPRLHVDAVLGIPLLRVSMPTFTGGRRAVKMVVDRLGAAILLLLFAPLMVCVGLLVLVDSRGGVFYRQRRVGKDGREFTILKFRTMVAGADRARAALADRNEGAGPLFKLRRDPRVTRVGAVLRRYSLDELPQLFNVLSGSMSLVGPRPPLPEETAAYGPDIRRRLLVKPGLTGLWQISGRSDLSWEEAVRLDLRYVEDWSLALDTVILWKTLRAVLYGQGAY, from the coding sequence GTGCGGCAAGGGGGACTTGTCAGCCCGTTCATGTCGGCGCGCGAGCGTCTGGTGAACGGAACAATCAGCCAACCCGCGACCGGCTGGGAGCAGCAGTACCGCCGTACCGTGATCACCACCGATACCGTGACCACGTCCTGCGTCGTGGCGGCGATCGGCGAGTTCTTCGGAGCCCGGGACGCGGCCAACTGGCATGAGAAGTGGGGGATTCTCGCCTTCGGCACCGAGCTGCTGGTGCTGGGCGCGCTCGCGGTGAGCCGGTCGTGGGCTCCGGCCGTGCTCGGCCAGGGCGCCGAGGAATTCCGCCGGCTCGGGCGCTCGCTGTTCGCGGCGACCGTCGTCCTGGCGCTCGGCGGGATCGCCCTCACCTCGCGCAACATCAAGCTCTGGATCTTCGTGGCCATCCCGGCGATCGCGGTCACCACCATGACCGCGCGGTATCTGCTGCGCCTTCGGCTGCACAAACAGCGGAAGGAAGGACGGTGTCTGCGACCGGTGCTCGCCGCCGGGAGCCCGGCCACCGTGCGCGACCTGATCACCCGGACCCGTAAGTTCCCGCACCTCGGCTGGCGGGTGGACGCGGTGTGCACGACGGACGGTCCCGGGCTCGACGGTGACCTGCTGGACGGCGTGCCGGTCGTCGGCCGGCTGGCGGACGTCGCCAAACACGTCCACGGCGACGGCTACCGTGTCGTCGCGGTCACCCCGGACCCGCACTGGTCACCGCAGCGGCTGCAACGGCTGGCCTGGAACCTCGAAGGCACCGACGCCGAGATGGTCGTGGCCCCCGTGCTGATGGAGGTGGCCGGACCGCGGCTGCACGTCGACGCGGTGCTCGGGATACCACTGCTGCGGGTCAGCATGCCGACCTTCACCGGCGGCCGCCGGGCCGTCAAGATGGTCGTCGACCGGCTGGGCGCGGCGATCCTGCTGCTGCTGTTCGCGCCGCTGATGGTGTGCGTGGGACTGCTCGTTCTGGTGGACAGCCGGGGCGGGGTGTTCTACCGCCAGCGCCGGGTCGGCAAGGACGGCCGCGAGTTCACCATTCTCAAGTTCCGCACCATGGTCGCCGGGGCCGACCGGGCCCGTGCCGCGCTGGCCGACCGCAACGAGGGCGCGGGCCCGCTGTTCAAGCTCCGCCGGGATCCACGGGTGACCCGGGTGGGAGCGGTGCTGCGCAGGTACTCGCTCGACGAGCTCCCGCAGCTCTTCAACGTACTCAGCGGATCGATGTCGCTCGTCGGTCCGCGGCCTCCCCTGCCGGAGGAGACCGCCGCGTACGGCCCGGACATCCGGCGGCGGCTGCTGGTCAAGCCCGGGCTCACCGGTCTGTGGCAGATCAGCGGACGCAGCGATCTGTCGTGGGAGGAGGCGGTGCGGCTGGACCTCCGGTACGTGGAGGACTGGTCGCTCGCCCTCGACACAGTGATCTTGTGGAAGACGCTGCGAGCGGTGCTCTATGGGCAGGGGGCCTACTGA
- a CDS encoding nucleotide sugar dehydrogenase has product MRVSVFGLGYVGCVSAACLASMGHEVIGVDVNQVKVDLVNDGKAPVVEERIGELIAEVVGSGALRATQDVREAIMESEVSLVCVGTPSEPNGSLCTTYLERVTEEIGAALAERGGRHTVVFRSTMLPGTCLNLLVPILEKYVGGTAGVDVGVAVNPEFLREGTSVRDFFDPPKTVVGELDPASGDAVLALYEGLPGEVFRVPIPTAEAIKYADNAFHGLKIGFANELGAVCQALGVDSHQVMDVFLADRKLNISPAYLRPGFAFGGSCLPKDLRSLVHAAQRADVSVPILSHVLPSNSDHLQRAVELVERTGKRRAGLFGLSFKPGTDDLRESPLVELAERLFGKGYDLKIYDANVSLSRLLGANREYIETRLPHLAQLLADSVDEVLEHAEVCLVGTKDPDVLSALPHGGDGPVIVDLIRLPDAETRRTEPGYVGLAW; this is encoded by the coding sequence ATGAGGGTCAGCGTTTTCGGGCTCGGCTACGTGGGCTGCGTGTCGGCCGCGTGCCTGGCCAGCATGGGGCACGAGGTCATCGGGGTCGACGTCAACCAGGTGAAGGTCGACCTGGTCAACGACGGCAAGGCCCCGGTGGTCGAGGAGCGGATCGGCGAGCTCATCGCCGAGGTCGTGGGGTCCGGGGCGTTGCGCGCCACCCAGGACGTCCGCGAGGCGATCATGGAGAGCGAGGTGTCGCTGGTCTGTGTGGGCACGCCCTCGGAGCCCAACGGCAGCCTGTGCACCACCTACTTGGAGCGGGTCACCGAGGAGATCGGCGCCGCGCTGGCCGAGCGGGGTGGGCGGCACACCGTCGTCTTCCGCAGCACCATGCTGCCGGGCACCTGTCTGAACCTGCTGGTGCCGATCCTGGAGAAGTACGTCGGCGGCACGGCCGGGGTGGACGTCGGGGTCGCGGTCAACCCGGAGTTCCTGCGTGAGGGCACGAGCGTGCGGGACTTCTTCGACCCGCCCAAGACCGTCGTCGGCGAGCTCGACCCGGCGAGCGGCGACGCGGTGCTGGCGCTGTACGAGGGCCTGCCCGGCGAGGTGTTCCGGGTGCCGATCCCGACGGCCGAGGCGATCAAGTACGCGGACAACGCCTTCCACGGTCTCAAGATCGGCTTCGCGAACGAGCTGGGCGCGGTGTGCCAGGCGCTCGGCGTGGACTCGCACCAGGTGATGGACGTGTTCCTCGCCGACCGCAAGCTGAACATCAGCCCGGCCTATCTGCGGCCCGGCTTCGCCTTCGGCGGCTCCTGCCTGCCGAAGGACCTGCGCAGCCTGGTGCACGCGGCGCAGCGGGCCGACGTCTCGGTGCCCATCCTCTCCCATGTGCTGCCCTCCAACTCCGACCATCTCCAGCGCGCGGTGGAGCTGGTCGAGCGCACCGGCAAGCGCCGGGCGGGCCTGTTCGGGCTGTCCTTCAAACCCGGCACCGACGACCTCCGCGAGAGCCCGCTCGTCGAGCTGGCGGAGAGGCTCTTCGGCAAGGGGTACGACCTGAAGATCTACGACGCCAACGTGAGCCTGTCCCGGCTGCTCGGCGCCAACCGCGAGTACATCGAGACCCGGCTGCCGCACCTCGCGCAGCTGCTCGCGGACTCCGTCGACGAGGTCCTCGAGCACGCCGAGGTGTGCCTGGTCGGGACCAAGGACCCGGACGTGCTGTCGGCGCTGCCCCACGGCGGCGACGGCCCGGTGATCGTCGACCTCATCCGCCTTCCCGACGCCGAGACGCGCCGGACCGAACCGGGGTACGTGGGCCTTGCTTGGTGA
- a CDS encoding glycosyltransferase family 4 protein gives MLGDTSFGDTAGGDRPGRRALILVENLSVPFDRRVWQECTTLRDAGWTVHVICPQGSKRDTEAEAEIDGVRIHRYPLRAATGGPAGYLREYGSALWHTVRLARKVGPVDVVHACNPPDLLFLPALWLKRRGARFVFDQHDLVPELYLSRFGRGEDLLYRAVCALERMTYRAADVVLATNESYRDVAVRRGGRRPEDVFVVRSAPDVDRFHPVPPEPELKRGKPHLLCYLGVMGPQDGVDYALRALAKLRDEFGRTDWHAVFVGAGDSFEAMVELSGRLGLSEQVQFTGRIPDADLARYLSTADVCLSPDPRNPLNDVSTMNKVLEYMVMGRPIVSFDLKEARVSAGDAAVYAPADDESEFAGLVALLLDDPEKRALMGKIGQERVGGPLSWRNSQRALLAAYAAACRDRAAVPARDPDREGEGPHH, from the coding sequence TTGCTTGGTGACACATCGTTCGGTGACACGGCCGGCGGCGACCGGCCGGGCCGGCGCGCGCTGATCCTGGTGGAGAACCTGTCGGTGCCGTTCGACCGGCGGGTGTGGCAGGAGTGCACGACCCTGCGCGACGCGGGCTGGACGGTGCACGTCATCTGTCCGCAGGGCAGCAAGCGGGACACGGAGGCGGAGGCGGAGATCGACGGGGTGCGGATCCACCGCTACCCGTTGCGCGCGGCCACCGGAGGGCCGGCCGGCTATCTGCGGGAGTACGGATCGGCGTTGTGGCACACGGTCCGGCTGGCGCGGAAGGTCGGCCCGGTCGACGTGGTCCACGCCTGCAACCCGCCCGACCTGCTGTTCCTGCCGGCCCTGTGGCTGAAGCGGCGCGGGGCACGGTTCGTCTTCGACCAGCACGACCTGGTGCCCGAGCTGTACCTCTCCCGGTTCGGCCGCGGCGAGGACCTGCTCTACCGCGCCGTGTGCGCGCTGGAGAGGATGACCTACCGGGCGGCGGACGTCGTGCTCGCCACGAACGAGAGCTACCGCGACGTCGCGGTGCGCCGTGGCGGCCGGCGGCCGGAGGACGTCTTCGTGGTGCGCAGCGCGCCCGACGTCGACCGGTTCCACCCGGTGCCGCCCGAGCCGGAGCTGAAGCGCGGCAAGCCCCATCTGCTGTGCTACCTCGGTGTGATGGGCCCGCAGGACGGCGTCGACTACGCCTTGCGGGCCCTGGCGAAGCTGCGCGACGAGTTCGGGCGGACCGACTGGCACGCGGTGTTCGTCGGCGCGGGCGACTCCTTCGAGGCGATGGTGGAGCTGTCCGGGCGGCTCGGGCTCTCGGAGCAGGTGCAGTTCACCGGGCGCATTCCGGACGCCGACCTGGCGCGGTACCTGTCCACCGCGGACGTGTGCCTCTCCCCCGACCCGCGCAATCCGCTCAACGACGTGTCGACCATGAACAAGGTCCTCGAGTACATGGTGATGGGCCGGCCGATCGTCTCGTTCGACCTGAAGGAGGCGCGCGTCTCCGCCGGTGACGCCGCCGTCTACGCGCCCGCCGACGACGAGTCCGAGTTCGCCGGGCTCGTGGCGCTGCTGCTGGACGATCCGGAGAAGCGGGCCCTGATGGGCAAGATCGGCCAGGAGCGGGTCGGCGGTCCGCTCTCCTGGCGGAACTCCCAGCGAGCTCTGCTCGCCGCCTACGCCGCCGCGTGCCGTGACCGGGCCGCGGTGCCGGCTCGCGACCCGGACCGGGAAGGGGAAGGGCCGCACCATTGA
- a CDS encoding Wzz/FepE/Etk N-terminal domain-containing protein yields the protein MSDDTIRLVTIGRIIRRRWRLLTLLALVGALVGYGASVLFPPRYTTSTSVLLPGTWEERELLTQTEVATSSVVVDRAAATLAWPGVSAADLRDRVSAKATDGNIIKISGTADTPEHAQRLCDQVAKEFVSYATRIATASGDPGAAEELAALQQSVQDTSRRISDLADAADPGQTVESVQTRTELEQLRTALREAITTLKQADPADSEAKNMVVMGSAARPTGEAPPTRTQLIAGGALLFFLVAVIGHLTAARMSRRLRGEAEITAALGSELLGTVDVPVERPLHRPKGKGPRAWLRRLLGLDVRWDIPTPQTGDEASRQIRYRRVCSRLRDRLPAPRRLLIVVPEGDEIARRAAGQLVADAGSDPLLRAVTVPVSRPMVPDRDHEAGVLVVLSAGSWTAGELAGIAEACADAKHAVVGIVLAGPVRATRSADHPRHAAVPAFAALDSELDDATGVTG from the coding sequence TTGAGCGATGACACGATACGCCTGGTCACCATCGGGCGGATTATCCGTCGGCGCTGGCGGCTGCTCACCCTCCTGGCCCTGGTGGGTGCGCTCGTCGGCTACGGCGCCTCCGTGCTGTTCCCGCCGCGGTACACGACCTCGACGTCGGTGCTGCTGCCGGGGACCTGGGAGGAGCGCGAGCTGCTGACGCAGACGGAGGTGGCGACCAGTTCGGTGGTGGTCGACCGTGCGGCGGCCACCCTCGCCTGGCCCGGGGTGAGCGCCGCCGATCTGCGGGATCGGGTCAGCGCCAAGGCCACCGACGGGAACATCATCAAGATCTCCGGCACGGCCGACACCCCGGAGCACGCCCAGCGGCTCTGCGACCAGGTGGCCAAGGAGTTCGTCTCCTACGCCACGCGGATCGCGACCGCGAGCGGCGACCCCGGAGCGGCGGAGGAACTCGCCGCGCTTCAGCAGTCGGTGCAGGACACCAGCCGCCGCATCAGCGATCTGGCCGACGCGGCCGATCCGGGGCAGACCGTGGAGAGCGTGCAGACACGCACCGAGCTGGAGCAGCTGCGCACCGCGCTGCGGGAGGCCATCACCACGCTGAAGCAGGCCGACCCGGCCGACTCCGAGGCGAAGAACATGGTCGTCATGGGGTCGGCGGCCCGGCCGACCGGCGAGGCACCGCCCACGAGGACGCAGCTCATCGCCGGCGGAGCGCTGCTGTTCTTCCTGGTCGCGGTCATCGGCCATCTCACCGCCGCGCGGATGAGCCGTCGGCTGCGCGGCGAAGCGGAGATCACCGCCGCGCTGGGCTCGGAGCTGCTGGGTACCGTCGACGTGCCCGTCGAACGTCCCCTGCACCGGCCGAAGGGCAAGGGCCCGCGGGCCTGGCTCCGCCGGCTGCTGGGCCTCGACGTCCGGTGGGACATCCCCACCCCGCAGACGGGCGACGAGGCGAGCAGGCAGATCCGCTACCGGCGGGTGTGCTCCCGTCTCCGGGACCGGCTGCCGGCCCCGCGGCGGCTGCTGATCGTCGTCCCCGAGGGCGACGAGATCGCCCGCCGGGCCGCCGGGCAGCTCGTCGCCGACGCCGGGAGCGATCCGCTGCTGCGAGCCGTGACGGTCCCGGTGTCCCGGCCGATGGTGCCGGACCGCGACCACGAGGCCGGTGTCCTGGTCGTGCTCAGCGCCGGCAGCTGGACCGCCGGGGAGCTCGCCGGTATCGCCGAGGCGTGTGCGGACGCCAAGCACGCGGTCGTCGGCATCGTCCTCGCCGGTCCGGTCCGTGCGACGCGGTCGGCCGACCACCCTCGGCATGCCGCCGTACCCGCGTTCGCGGCCCTCGACAGCGAACTGGACGACGCGACAGGAGTCACAGGGTGA
- a CDS encoding Wzz/FepE/Etk N-terminal domain-containing protein: MTTSTTAESSAAAPLLDLQALVAAVRRRRRLWCSLALLGLLLGAAVAFLLPQPPTAVTKVLVAHEEDQPNDPGTLIRTDVALLQTTRIADTALKSLKSQENAEDFMRDYSGAGLTNNMLQITVTGDSEAEAVARAKALADAFVADHVRRIQGAANAEAKALLDQRDQLKHQLAQVNKAIGDGTRTSEPESSADLESLYARRAELTSQITDFGQRAGEASVGTPRLVAGTQIVDAPHVVRRSLPKAAATDAAIGLFLGLFLGLAVAAVAAVVADRPVLRREIAANLGASVIAELPHRPAGRWQRRRVRAARERLTTSLARHVRASAEPVSLLELGCARNTSVIALDLARALAAEGPVVVVDGLPGRQLAGRRPKPGDPAVVTGERAAAVSREERRLGVGSVAPGTAWTDLQYLGTRTVLVVRAGHGSAAWLHTVARQLADQHIPVIGVVLIDPDPRDRTDGTLWDGLQGALRGQNERPARQNGTVPRRAERLPMWAARVPDSDQEAQ; this comes from the coding sequence GTGACGACGAGTACGACCGCGGAGTCGTCGGCCGCTGCTCCGCTGCTTGACCTTCAGGCCCTGGTGGCGGCGGTGCGCAGGCGGCGCCGCCTCTGGTGCTCCCTCGCGCTGCTGGGGCTGCTCCTCGGCGCGGCGGTGGCTTTCCTGCTGCCGCAGCCGCCGACCGCGGTGACCAAGGTGCTGGTCGCGCACGAGGAGGACCAGCCGAACGACCCCGGAACGCTGATCCGCACCGACGTCGCGCTGCTGCAGACCACACGGATCGCCGACACGGCCCTGAAGTCCCTCAAGTCCCAGGAGAATGCCGAGGACTTCATGCGGGACTACAGCGGTGCCGGTCTGACCAACAACATGCTGCAGATCACCGTGACCGGTGACAGCGAGGCGGAAGCGGTGGCCCGCGCCAAGGCGTTGGCCGACGCGTTCGTCGCGGACCATGTGAGGCGGATACAGGGGGCCGCGAACGCCGAGGCCAAGGCCCTGCTCGACCAGCGTGACCAGCTGAAGCACCAACTGGCCCAGGTCAACAAGGCGATCGGAGACGGAACGCGAACGAGCGAGCCGGAGTCGTCGGCGGACCTGGAGTCGCTCTACGCCCGCCGGGCCGAACTCACCTCGCAGATCACCGATTTCGGCCAGCGTGCCGGGGAGGCGAGCGTCGGCACGCCCCGGCTCGTCGCCGGCACGCAGATCGTGGACGCCCCGCACGTGGTGCGGCGCTCCCTGCCCAAGGCCGCCGCCACCGACGCCGCGATCGGGCTCTTCCTCGGGCTCTTCCTCGGTCTCGCGGTGGCCGCGGTCGCCGCGGTGGTGGCGGACCGTCCCGTGCTGCGCCGGGAGATCGCCGCGAACCTGGGCGCCTCGGTCATCGCGGAGCTGCCCCACCGGCCGGCCGGGCGATGGCAGCGCCGCCGGGTCCGGGCCGCACGCGAACGGCTCACCACGTCCTTGGCCCGCCACGTGCGCGCCTCGGCGGAACCCGTGTCGCTGCTGGAACTGGGCTGCGCGCGCAACACGAGCGTGATCGCCCTGGACCTCGCCAGGGCACTGGCGGCGGAGGGGCCGGTGGTCGTCGTCGACGGTCTGCCCGGCCGGCAGCTCGCCGGCCGCCGCCCGAAGCCGGGGGACCCGGCCGTGGTCACCGGCGAGCGTGCCGCGGCCGTGTCGCGCGAGGAGCGCCGGCTGGGCGTCGGCTCGGTGGCGCCGGGCACGGCGTGGACCGACCTCCAGTACCTCGGCACTCGGACCGTGCTCGTCGTGCGTGCCGGGCACGGCAGCGCCGCATGGCTGCACACCGTGGCGCGGCAGCTCGCCGACCAGCACATTCCGGTGATCGGTGTGGTGCTGATCGACCCCGATCCGCGTGACCGGACCGACGGCACGCTGTGGGACGGGCTGCAGGGCGCGCTGCGCGGCCAGAACGAGCGGCCGGCCCGGCAGAACGGGACGGTACCGCGGCGGGCGGAGCGGCTGCCGATGTGGGCGGCACGAGTCCCGGACAGCGACCAGGAGGCTCAGTAG
- the asnB gene encoding asparagine synthase (glutamine-hydrolyzing), whose translation MCGIAGAYRWPDGKAVTDRLTDTLAHRGPDGAGRYSHPAGDGEVHLGHRRLAIIDLSDTGAQPMVSDGLVLTYNGELYNAPELRAELAAAGVRFRGTSDTEVLLEAWRRWGTDCLPRLRGMFAFGIFDERTGELVLARDQLGIKPLFLLRRGEGLVFASELKALAAVTGGGLEVDHAALVASLLYYWVPDSRCAFREAEKLPPGSWLRCRPDGRVERGRFWNLKDVAAEGRERARAGELPDLAAVVEESTRRHLLSDVPVATFLSGGLDSSYLTALAARERPGISAYTIGFRAEDARFEAMPDDLRYARQVAERFGVDLHEIEIAPNVLDLLPQMTYSLDEPIGDPAAINTFLICSAAREAGVKVMLSGMGADELFAGYRKHLANLIALRYQRVPRPLRRGVSGVVDRLPVATSRRGLRSVRFAKRFLSFADLPEETAFRRSYTMYDQDELLALIDPDLAGTVEDVLTEHADVYQDNELDDFVNRMCLGDARMFLPGLNLAYTDRSSMAASTEVRVPYVDVEVVRAAFAVPGDRKIVGRQGKAVLKEAATSILPREIVYRPKGLFSAPLRAWMSRDLAPLVREVVNDGELVRSGFLRRDALARMVAEDAAGQQDFSKHLWHVLTLEYWYRDATSGSGQSTRLTA comes from the coding sequence ATGTGTGGCATCGCAGGAGCTTACCGATGGCCGGACGGGAAGGCCGTGACCGACCGGCTCACCGATACCCTCGCCCACCGCGGTCCGGACGGGGCGGGCCGGTACAGCCACCCCGCCGGTGACGGCGAAGTGCACCTCGGGCACCGCCGGCTGGCCATCATCGACCTGTCCGACACCGGCGCCCAGCCGATGGTCTCGGACGGCCTCGTCCTGACGTACAACGGCGAGCTGTACAACGCGCCCGAACTGCGTGCCGAACTGGCGGCCGCCGGGGTGCGCTTCCGCGGTACCTCCGACACCGAGGTGCTGCTCGAGGCCTGGCGGCGCTGGGGCACGGACTGCCTGCCCCGGCTGCGCGGCATGTTCGCGTTCGGGATCTTCGACGAGCGCACCGGTGAGCTGGTGCTCGCCCGCGACCAGCTCGGCATCAAGCCGCTGTTCCTGCTGCGGCGCGGCGAGGGTCTGGTGTTCGCCTCCGAGCTGAAGGCGCTCGCCGCCGTGACCGGCGGCGGGCTGGAGGTGGACCACGCCGCGCTGGTGGCCTCGCTCCTCTACTACTGGGTGCCGGACTCGCGGTGCGCGTTCCGCGAGGCGGAGAAGCTGCCGCCGGGGAGCTGGCTGCGGTGCCGGCCCGACGGCCGGGTGGAACGCGGCCGGTTCTGGAACCTCAAGGACGTCGCCGCCGAGGGCCGGGAGCGGGCCCGGGCCGGTGAACTGCCGGACCTGGCGGCCGTCGTCGAGGAGTCGACCCGGCGCCATCTGCTCTCCGACGTCCCCGTGGCGACCTTCCTCTCCGGCGGCCTCGACTCCAGCTACCTGACCGCGCTGGCGGCGCGCGAGCGGCCCGGGATCTCCGCCTACACGATCGGGTTCCGCGCCGAGGACGCCCGGTTCGAGGCGATGCCGGACGACCTGCGCTACGCCCGGCAGGTGGCCGAGCGGTTCGGCGTCGACCTGCACGAGATCGAGATCGCCCCGAACGTGCTCGACCTGCTGCCGCAGATGACGTACAGCCTGGACGAGCCGATCGGCGACCCCGCCGCGATCAACACCTTCCTGATCTGCTCGGCCGCCCGGGAGGCCGGGGTCAAGGTGATGCTCTCCGGGATGGGCGCCGACGAGTTGTTCGCCGGGTACCGCAAGCACCTGGCCAACCTGATCGCGCTGCGCTACCAGCGGGTCCCGCGGCCCCTGCGGCGCGGGGTGTCCGGTGTCGTGGACCGGCTGCCGGTGGCCACCTCCCGCCGGGGCCTGAGGTCGGTGCGCTTCGCGAAGCGGTTCCTCTCCTTCGCCGATCTGCCGGAGGAGACCGCGTTCCGGCGCAGCTACACCATGTACGACCAGGACGAGTTGCTCGCCCTGATCGATCCGGACCTGGCCGGGACGGTCGAGGACGTGCTGACCGAGCACGCGGACGTCTACCAGGACAACGAGCTCGACGACTTCGTCAACCGCATGTGCCTGGGCGACGCCCGGATGTTCCTGCCGGGCCTCAACCTCGCCTACACCGACCGGTCGAGCATGGCCGCGTCGACCGAGGTGCGGGTGCCGTATGTGGACGTCGAGGTGGTCAGGGCGGCGTTCGCGGTGCCCGGCGATCGCAAGATCGTCGGTCGGCAGGGCAAGGCGGTCCTCAAGGAGGCGGCCACCTCCATCCTGCCCCGGGAGATCGTGTACCGGCCCAAGGGCCTGTTCAGCGCCCCGCTGCGGGCCTGGATGAGCCGGGACCTGGCGCCGCTGGTGCGCGAGGTGGTCAACGACGGCGAGCTCGTCCGCTCGGGGTTCCTGCGCCGCGACGCGCTGGCGCGGATGGTCGCCGAGGACGCCGCCGGACAGCAGGACTTCTCCAAGCATCTGTGGCATGTGCTGACCCTCGAGTACTGGTACCGCGACGCGACCTCCGGGTCCGGCCAGAGCACTCGGCTGACGGCTTAG